The proteins below come from a single Sander vitreus isolate 19-12246 chromosome 15, sanVit1, whole genome shotgun sequence genomic window:
- the LOC144530044 gene encoding G-protein coupled receptor family C group 5 member C-like — translation MGPTSTPKGCDSSISSIYYNLCDLTTVWGVVVEAFAAAGLVTSFVLLVCLMASLPFVTDKKRKGMVGLQAGFLVFTLGLFGLTFAFIVGRYSTSCAARRFLFGVLFSGCLACLVMHGLWLALLKRRGRGPRSWMLCLGALGLWMVEVIINTEWLIITVVRSPPGGVIIPDMFCSIANQDFVMALIYVMVLLLAVVLMAGPSLTHKHKHWRRDGAFILVTGLFTLAIWIAWIVMYIHGNRVAGNPSWDDPTLAVAVVSNAWVFLFLYTIPAICVLTQEDPDQEQPFDGEAVYPARSLLYDNSLKEPEPLHQNVYMENKAFTMDEPPTVPSKAVSPYGAYNGQLRSCVYQPTEIALIAKGMTKMDQDARMPPARAHSLNPGSGSFQPRSAESPLF, via the exons ATGGGACCGACCAGTACTCCGAAAGGATGTGATTCCAGTATCAGCTCCATATATTACAACCTGTGTGACCTGACTACAGTGTGGGGAGTGGTGGTGGAGGCCTTTGCTGCTGCTGGTTTGGTGACTTCCTTTGTTCTGTTGGTCTGCCTCATGGCCAGTTTACCATTTGTGACAGACAAGAAGAGAAAGGGTATGGTGGGCCTGCAGGCCGGATTTCTGGTGTTTACTCTGGGACTCTTTGGGCTCACTTTTGCCTTCATTGTGGGTCGGTACTCCACCAGCTGTGCTGCACGGAGGTTCCTTTTTGGAGTACTGTTCTCAGGCTGTCTAGCCTGCCTGGTCATGCACGGGTTGTGGCTTGCCCTGCTGAAGCGGAGAGGCCGGGGGCCCAGGAGCTGGATGTTATGCCTGGGAGCCCTGGGTCTGTGGATGGTCGAGGTGATCATCAACACTGAGTGGCTTATCATCACTGTGGTAAGAAGCCCACCCGGAGGTGTAATCATCCCTGACATGTTCTGCAGCATTGCTAACCAGGACTTTGTGATGGCTCTGATCTACGTGATGGTTCTGCTACTAGCTGTGGTGCTGATGGCTGGTCCCTCActgacacacaagcacaagcaCTGGCGCCGAGATGGAGCCTTCATCCTGGTCACAGGGCTCTTCACCTTGGCTATCTGGATAGCTTGGATTGTCATGTACATCCATGGAAACAGAGTGGCAGGAAATCCCAGCTGGGACGATCCTACTCTGGCTGTAGCCGTGGTGTCAAATGCCTGGGTGTTCCTCTTCCTCTACACCATCCCAGCAATCTGCGTACTAACCCAGGAGGACCCAGACCAGGAGCAGCCATTTGATGGAGAAGCTGTTTACCCTGCCAGAAGTCTGCTTTATGACAATAGCCTTAAGGAGCCGGAGCCACTCCACCAGAACGTATACATGGAAAATAAAGCCTTCACTATGGACGAGCCTCCAACAG TACCCTCAAAGGCAGTGTCTCCATATGGTGCTTATAATGGTCAGCTACGAAGTTGTGTGTACCAGCCCACTGAAATAGCCCTGATTGCCAAGGGTATGACTAAG ATGGACCAAGATGCGAGGATGCCTCCAGCCAGAGCCCACTCTCTAAATCCAGGAAGTGGCAGCTTCCAGCCTCGTTCCGCCGAGTCCCCGCTGTTTTAA